From the genome of Candidatus Rhodoluna planktonica:
ACCTTCGTTACTCGCCAGGCTCGCTGGGTAGATTTCGACAACGACTACAAAACATTGGATGCAAGTTTCACCGAAAGCGTGATTTGGGCTTTTAGTGAACTTCACAAAAAGGGTCTGGTTTACGAGGGCTTCAAGGTGCTGGCATATTGCTGGCGCTGTGAGACTCCGCTTTCCAATCACGAACTTCGAATGGATGACGAGGTTTACCGTCAGCGTCAAGACCAAACCCTAACCGTCACTTTCCCAATTTCTGATGGTCAAAAATTCGCTCAAGCAAAGTTGCTAGCTTGGACAACAACCCCGTGGACACTGCCGACCAACTTTGCCTTAGCTGTGGGTTCGAAGATTCGCTACGTTTTGATTCCTGCCGGTGAAGCAGGGTCTGCTGATGGCCTGGGCGGCAAATTCATCCTGGCAAAAACCCAAGTTGGTGCTTACGCCAAAGATTTGGGCTACGCCGATGCAGAGGCTGCTCTAGCCGCAATCGAAGAAGAGTTTGACGGATCTGAACTTGCCGGCATTCGTTACGAGCGTCTGTTTGATTACTACGCCGATTCAGAAAAATTCGATGTTGCCAATGCCTGGCAAGTTTTAGTTGACGATTACGTCACCGACGGCGACGGCACCGGAATCGTCCACCAAGCACCCGCCTACGGTGAAGATGACCAGCGGGTCTGTAACGCTGCCGGAATTCCAACCTATGTCAGCGTTGATGAGCGAGCCTGCTTCAACTCTTTAGTAACTGACTTTGTTGGCCAGCATGTTTTTGAGGCCAACAAACCGATTTCGCAATTACTTAAGGCCAACTCACGTGTGTTGCGCCAGGCTTCGTTTGAGCACCCCTACCCGCACTGCTATCGCTGCAAGAACCCGCTAATTTACAAAGCTGTTTCTTCTTGGTTTGTCGAAACAACCAAGCTCCGCGAGCGCATGCTTGAGCTAAATCAAGAAATCAACTGGACCCCAGAGCACACCAAAGATGGTTCATTCGGTAAGTGGCTCGAAAATGTTCGCGATTGGGCAATCAGCCGAAACCGTTTCTGGGGTGCGCCAATTCCAGTTTGGAAATCTGACGATCCAAACTACCCACGCATTGATGTTTACGGCTCACTGGATGAGATTGAGCGAGACTTCGGTGTGCGGCCGACCGACTTCCACCGACCTTACATCGACGAACTAGTCCGACCGAATCCAGATGATCCAACTGGAAAATCAATGATGCGCCGAGTGCCTGAAGTACTCGACTGCTGGTTCGAATCGGGCTCGATGCCTTATGCCCAGGTTCACTATCCGTTCGAAAACACCGATTGGTTTGAAACGCACAACCCTGGCGATTTCATTGTTGAGTATGTGGGCCAAACTCGTGGTTGGTTCTACACACTGCACGTTTTATCGACCGCGCTGTTCGACCGCCCAGCATTCAAATCGGCTATTTCACACGGCATCATCCTTGGCAATGACGGCCAAAAAATGTCGAAGTCGCTCAGAAACTACCCGGATGTAAACGAGGTGTTCGACCGCGACGGTGCCGACGCGATGCGTTGGTTCTTGCTGTCCAGCCCTATCTTGCGCGGCGGAAACCTGATCGTAACCGAGCAGGGTATCCGCGAGGGTGTGCGCCAGGTGCTGCTGCCACTGTGGAACACCTGGTACTTCTTCTCGCTATACGCGAATGCTGCCAAGTACGAAGCGAAAACGAGTTTTTCGAGTCAAGACGTGCTAGATCGCTACCTATTGGCAAAAACCAGCGATTTGATCACTGAGGTTGAAGGGCATTTCAATCGCTACGACTCGTATTCGGCCGCGGCCAGCTTGCGCGATTTTGCTGACCTTTTGACCAACTGGTACGTGCGTCGATCACGCGATCGATTCTGGGATGGCTCACCCGAAGCATTCGACACTTTGTACACCGTGCTCGAAGCAGTTTGTCGAGTATCAGCGCCGCTACTGCCAATGGTTACCGAAGAAATTTGGCAGGGTCTAACCGGCGGTCGCAGTGTTCACCTCGAATCATGGCCGAATGCAGAAAACTTCCCAGCCGATGCCGCTTTGGTAGAGGCCATGGATAAAGTACGTGCCATTAGCTCTAGCGCTCAGGCGCTGCGAAAAGGAGCGGGTTTGCGTGTTCGTTTGCCGTTGGCCAAGCTCACTGTGGTCACCAAAAATGCCAATTTGCTCAGCGATTTTTCATCGATTTTGACTGACGAATTGAACGTGAAAGCGGTCGATCTGGTTGAGCTTTCTCTCGACTCAACATCTGAATTTGGGGTCACCAAGCGCCTAACCGTAAACTCACGCGCTGCCGGCCCACGAATCGGGAAAGACGTTCAGGCTGTAATTGCCGCGGCTAAGTCGGGCAACTGGGTTGAGGATAGCGGATCGGTTGTCGCCGGCGGTATTGCTCTTATCGAGGGTGAGTACGAAATCAACTTGGTAGCCGATACCGATGCCGAGCAAAATGCGACCAATCACATCGGCATTCTCACCGGTGGTGGTTTCTTGATTCTTGACGGCAAACTAACCCCAGAGCTTGAGGCTGAAGGACTGGCACGCGACGTGATTCGTGCGGTCCAGCAGGCTCGTAAAGACGCAGATCTCGATGTCAGCGATCGAATTGCTCTGTCGCT
Proteins encoded in this window:
- the ileS gene encoding isoleucine--tRNA ligase encodes the protein MYPKNKKASNDARDGVNPSPSFPKIEEQILEFWQQDSTFQASIDQRAAENAQEFVFYDGPPFANGLPHYGHLLTGYAKDMIPRFKTMQGYRVERRFGWDTHGLPAEVEAERQLGISGRPEIEKYGIDKFNEYCKTSVLKYTEDWRTFVTRQARWVDFDNDYKTLDASFTESVIWAFSELHKKGLVYEGFKVLAYCWRCETPLSNHELRMDDEVYRQRQDQTLTVTFPISDGQKFAQAKLLAWTTTPWTLPTNFALAVGSKIRYVLIPAGEAGSADGLGGKFILAKTQVGAYAKDLGYADAEAALAAIEEEFDGSELAGIRYERLFDYYADSEKFDVANAWQVLVDDYVTDGDGTGIVHQAPAYGEDDQRVCNAAGIPTYVSVDERACFNSLVTDFVGQHVFEANKPISQLLKANSRVLRQASFEHPYPHCYRCKNPLIYKAVSSWFVETTKLRERMLELNQEINWTPEHTKDGSFGKWLENVRDWAISRNRFWGAPIPVWKSDDPNYPRIDVYGSLDEIERDFGVRPTDFHRPYIDELVRPNPDDPTGKSMMRRVPEVLDCWFESGSMPYAQVHYPFENTDWFETHNPGDFIVEYVGQTRGWFYTLHVLSTALFDRPAFKSAISHGIILGNDGQKMSKSLRNYPDVNEVFDRDGADAMRWFLLSSPILRGGNLIVTEQGIREGVRQVLLPLWNTWYFFSLYANAAKYEAKTSFSSQDVLDRYLLAKTSDLITEVEGHFNRYDSYSAAASLRDFADLLTNWYVRRSRDRFWDGSPEAFDTLYTVLEAVCRVSAPLLPMVTEEIWQGLTGGRSVHLESWPNAENFPADAALVEAMDKVRAISSSAQALRKGAGLRVRLPLAKLTVVTKNANLLSDFSSILTDELNVKAVDLVELSLDSTSEFGVTKRLTVNSRAAGPRIGKDVQAVIAAAKSGNWVEDSGSVVAGGIALIEGEYEINLVADTDAEQNATNHIGILTGGGFLILDGKLTPELEAEGLARDVIRAVQQARKDADLDVSDRIALSLTGSAEVIAAVGAHQALVMAETLTLQLETKEEPVSAGATVGNDLFVAIKVAKLG